One window of Candidatus Palauibacter australiensis genomic DNA carries:
- a CDS encoding type II toxin-antitoxin system HicB family antitoxin: MMEYKGYLAAVEFDDSNNILHGRVVNSGPYPIATFEATDTTQLRREFHRSIDEYLAWCVEDGVEPKKPFSGKLNVRLGSDLHEAVARAAASREMSINSWIVEAVRERATAPYRTTDE; encoded by the coding sequence ATGATGGAATACAAGGGATACCTGGCTGCGGTCGAGTTCGATGACTCGAACAACATCCTCCACGGCCGGGTCGTTAACAGCGGTCCATATCCGATCGCCACGTTCGAAGCGACGGACACCACGCAACTACGGCGGGAGTTTCACCGCTCCATCGATGAGTATCTCGCCTGGTGCGTGGAGGACGGGGTGGAACCCAAGAAGCCCTTTTCCGGCAAGCTGAACGTTCGCCTGGGCTCCGATCTTCACGAGGCCGTTGCGCGGGCAGCGGCATCGCGGGAGATGAGCATCAACTCGTGGATCGTGGAAGCCGTGCGGGAGCGGGCCACCGCTCCCTATCGGACCACGGACGAATAA
- a CDS encoding ankyrin repeat domain-containing protein, with amino-acid sequence MLKRVGKAGLRSGVLVALCATTLWAAVATDAPVAEAAAQGDLEAVRTLLRDGADVNAAQGDGMTALHWAALRGDAEMVSVLVYAGANVASTTRLGAYTPLHLASRDGRADAVALLLEAGSDASAVTTTGATPLHFAAAGGDVRSLTSLLEAGAEVDAQEGANGQTPLIFSAAAGRLEAVRALIAHGADVSVASHVLDFVEKARTDSEARGRRREVLTAIRKAEAEARGETVEVGITRTDTPSGQEPTRREAADRANRDQTGTAPATQGAGTTPGQEPAAGAPPETPEEEPDEARGEDPPEDEAAAEAAGAAEETEEAEEATEDEDPAEDEDPAGEPAEEEPKPAPRPLSYSDIVGKQGGMTALHYAVREGHFETVKALVAAGADIDGRTEGDMSTPLVVATVNGHYDLAAWLLEQGADPNLASEDGVAPLYATVANRWAPKALYPQPTAFRQQELDYMELMEMLLAAGADPNARVNTHIWYSAYNFDLLGVNFSGATPFWRAAKALDIPAMEMLVAAGADPHMPTRKAPERRRRRPADEEEEEDPSGLPPVEVGGPGIPPLVAAAGYGYGRSRTGNQHRHRPDEWMATARYLVEELGADVNGRDSDGFGALHYAAARGDNELIEYLVGNGADPLIVARSGQTTVDMANGPIQRVQPFFETIALLESMGAKNNHNCLSC; translated from the coding sequence ATGTTGAAGAGAGTAGGTAAGGCCGGACTTCGGTCGGGGGTCCTCGTCGCGCTCTGCGCTACCACGCTGTGGGCGGCTGTGGCGACGGACGCGCCCGTCGCCGAGGCGGCGGCGCAGGGAGACCTCGAGGCCGTTCGTACCCTCCTCCGGGACGGGGCCGATGTGAACGCGGCGCAGGGCGATGGCATGACGGCGCTGCACTGGGCGGCCCTGCGGGGCGACGCGGAGATGGTGTCGGTGCTCGTTTACGCCGGTGCCAACGTGGCGTCGACCACGCGTCTGGGCGCCTACACGCCGCTCCATCTCGCGAGCCGGGATGGCCGGGCCGACGCGGTCGCCCTCCTGCTTGAGGCCGGAAGCGATGCAAGCGCGGTGACGACGACAGGTGCCACTCCGCTCCACTTCGCCGCGGCCGGCGGGGACGTGAGGTCCCTCACGAGCCTGCTCGAGGCCGGAGCCGAGGTCGACGCGCAGGAGGGGGCCAACGGCCAGACGCCGCTCATCTTCTCGGCCGCCGCCGGACGTCTGGAGGCGGTGCGAGCCCTGATCGCCCACGGCGCCGACGTATCGGTCGCGTCCCATGTCCTGGACTTCGTCGAGAAGGCGCGCACCGATAGCGAGGCGCGGGGCCGGCGGCGGGAAGTTCTCACGGCGATTCGGAAGGCCGAGGCCGAGGCGCGCGGCGAGACCGTGGAAGTCGGGATTACCCGCACCGACACGCCGTCCGGCCAGGAGCCGACGCGGCGAGAGGCGGCGGATCGAGCGAATCGGGACCAGACCGGCACGGCCCCGGCGACGCAAGGCGCCGGCACGACCCCGGGCCAGGAACCCGCGGCCGGCGCGCCCCCGGAGACACCGGAGGAGGAACCCGACGAAGCCCGGGGCGAGGATCCGCCCGAGGATGAAGCGGCCGCCGAGGCGGCGGGAGCCGCGGAGGAGACGGAAGAAGCCGAAGAGGCTACTGAGGACGAAGACCCTGCCGAGGACGAAGACCCTGCCGGGGAACCGGCGGAAGAGGAGCCGAAGCCCGCGCCGCGGCCGCTGAGCTACAGCGACATCGTCGGCAAGCAGGGTGGCATGACCGCGCTCCACTACGCGGTTCGCGAAGGCCACTTCGAGACGGTCAAGGCCCTCGTCGCGGCGGGTGCCGATATCGATGGACGCACCGAAGGCGACATGAGTACGCCGCTCGTCGTCGCCACCGTGAACGGGCACTACGACCTCGCGGCCTGGCTGCTCGAACAGGGGGCGGACCCGAACCTGGCCAGCGAGGACGGCGTGGCACCGCTCTACGCGACGGTCGCCAACCGTTGGGCCCCCAAAGCGCTGTACCCGCAGCCCACCGCGTTCCGCCAGCAGGAACTTGACTATATGGAGCTGATGGAGATGCTCCTCGCCGCCGGGGCGGATCCGAACGCGCGCGTGAACACGCACATCTGGTACTCGGCGTACAACTTCGACCTGCTGGGCGTGAACTTCAGCGGCGCGACGCCCTTCTGGCGCGCCGCGAAGGCGCTCGACATCCCGGCCATGGAAATGCTCGTGGCCGCCGGCGCCGACCCGCACATGCCGACCCGGAAGGCGCCCGAGCGCCGCCGCCGTCGGCCCGCCGATGAGGAAGAGGAAGAGGATCCGAGCGGACTGCCGCCCGTCGAGGTCGGCGGACCCGGCATCCCGCCGCTCGTCGCCGCCGCGGGCTATGGCTACGGGCGCTCACGCACCGGCAACCAGCACCGGCATCGACCCGACGAATGGATGGCCACGGCGAGGTATCTCGTCGAGGAACTGGGCGCGGACGTCAACGGCCGCGACTCGGATGGCTTCGGGGCGCTGCACTACGCCGCGGCGCGCGGCGACAACGAACTGATCGAGTACCTCGTCGGCAACGGCGCCGACCCGCTCATCGTGGCCCGCAGCGGCCAGACGACGGTCGACATGGCGAACGGCCCCATCCAGCGCGTGCAGCCCTTCTTCGAGACGATCGCCCTCCTCGAGAGCATGGGCGCGAAGAACAACCACAACTGCCTCAGCTGCTGA
- a CDS encoding DUF1552 domain-containing protein, translating to MELITGKHISRRTALRGLGATVALPFLDAMLPAGRLWASTRSLTDVKRFVGIEMVHGAAGCNEWGASQFMWSPEKVGRDFDLTPSSLSPLEPWRDYLTIISNTDVENAEAKTAKEIGGDHFRSSATFLTQAHAKQTEGSDVFVGTSMDQYYAQRFGQDTPIPSMQLCIENVDQAGGCAYGYACVYTDTISWASPTEPLPMIRDPRAAFDQLFGAGGTSEDRARRRRTDRSILDWIMGEVSGLKRDLGATDRRRLDQYLDNIREIERRIERIEAHNTSGETREIPEAPPGVPDDFAEHVHLMFDLQALAFQSDLTRVFSFKLGRDGSGRVYPGSGVDAGFHPASHHGGREDRVTDYEKINRYHVSMLPYLLEKLASIEEPDGNLLDKSMILYGSPMGDSNLHNHKRCPLFVVGKAGGELEGNMHIKAPDGTPMANVMLSLMHKLGMEDMTSFGDSTGGFSFSAVAQD from the coding sequence ATGGAACTCATCACGGGTAAGCACATCTCCCGCCGCACGGCCCTGAGGGGCCTGGGGGCGACGGTGGCGTTGCCGTTCCTGGATGCGATGCTGCCGGCCGGCCGGCTGTGGGCCTCCACCCGGTCGCTTACGGACGTGAAACGGTTCGTGGGCATCGAGATGGTGCACGGCGCCGCCGGCTGCAACGAGTGGGGCGCGTCGCAGTTCATGTGGTCGCCCGAGAAGGTGGGGCGCGACTTCGACCTCACGCCGAGCAGCCTGAGCCCGCTCGAGCCGTGGCGCGACTACCTGACGATCATCTCGAACACGGATGTCGAGAACGCGGAGGCGAAGACGGCGAAGGAGATCGGCGGCGACCACTTCCGTTCCAGCGCCACCTTCCTCACGCAGGCCCACGCGAAGCAGACCGAGGGCTCCGACGTGTTCGTCGGCACCTCGATGGACCAGTACTACGCGCAGCGCTTCGGGCAGGACACGCCGATTCCCTCCATGCAGCTGTGCATCGAGAACGTGGACCAGGCCGGCGGGTGCGCGTACGGCTACGCCTGCGTGTACACCGACACGATCAGCTGGGCGTCGCCGACCGAGCCGCTGCCCATGATCCGCGATCCGCGGGCCGCGTTCGACCAGTTGTTCGGGGCCGGCGGGACATCGGAGGACCGGGCCCGGCGCCGGCGCACCGATCGCAGCATCCTCGACTGGATCATGGGCGAGGTCAGCGGTCTGAAGCGTGATCTCGGAGCCACGGATCGGCGGCGGCTGGATCAGTACCTCGACAACATCCGCGAGATCGAGCGCCGCATCGAGCGCATCGAGGCGCACAACACGAGCGGTGAGACGCGGGAGATTCCCGAGGCCCCGCCCGGGGTGCCGGATGACTTCGCGGAGCACGTCCACCTGATGTTCGACCTGCAGGCGCTGGCCTTCCAGTCGGATCTGACGCGCGTGTTCTCGTTCAAGCTCGGCCGCGATGGGTCGGGCCGGGTGTATCCGGGCAGCGGCGTGGACGCCGGCTTCCACCCGGCCTCGCACCACGGAGGCCGCGAGGACCGCGTGACGGACTACGAGAAGATCAACCGCTACCACGTGAGCATGTTGCCGTACCTGCTCGAGAAGCTGGCCAGCATCGAGGAGCCGGACGGGAACCTGCTCGACAAGAGCATGATCCTGTACGGCTCGCCGATGGGCGACTCGAACCTGCACAACCACAAGCGTTGCCCGCTGTTCGTGGTCGGGAAGGCCGGCGGGGAACTCGAGGGCAACATGCACATCAAGGCGCCGGACGGGACGCCGATGGCCAACGTGATGCTGAGCCTGATGCACAAGCTCGGTATGGAAGACATGACGAGCTTCGGCGACAGCACCGGCGGCTTCTCGTTCTCCGCGGTCGCACAGGATTGA
- a CDS encoding DUF1592 domain-containing protein, protein MKKFAIAALGTAALYLALAGEDAPLGGAPHALAVAPVPDTLANSVIQTVCTRCHNDSRRAGNRSFLEFDADEPQADPETAEQMIRRLRAGMMPPPGVRRPDEATLTAVVEALETGMDAAAHANPNPGTRTFQRLNRAEYRRAVQDLLDLDVDMEAFLPTETISDNFDNIADVQMMSATLMEGYLRAASEISRMAVGDPDAGPRQVTYKVPKTASQAVRAEGAPFGTRGGISVIHVFPADGEYVFKMDMHPGPTGFLYGMTAPDEKIEVSIDGARVALLEIDPFMSESDPQGMVIETEPIHVGAGPQRVTAAFLLNAEGPDNDLIKPIDYKLADSNIGSAYGVTTLPHLRDFLVTGPFTVTGISETPSRKRIFSCRPTAPDEERPCARRIIRTLAATAYRRPLETEDVDDLMVFFDLGVEEGGFEFGIRTALQAVLASPHFVFRLEEMPADVAPGDIYRLSDIDLATRLSYFLWGTHPDDELVALADAGRLSDGAVLEAQARRMLDDPRAEAMATRFAYQWFRLQDLEKIHPDALLYPYWDHRLVEAMLQETQLFFEHLLRSDASFFELLTADYTFVNERLARHYGIPDVTGEEFRRVGIPDEARRGLLGHGSILTLTSHADRTSPVLRGKWVMEVLLGTPPPPPPPDVPDLEVTDEAREGRFLTVRERLEMHRSNPACRSCHRVIDPIGLALENFDVTGAWRIKDQGRTVDTTGELYDGTPIMSAADLRAALLDREDSLVRTFIENLMAYALGRRIEYYDMSTVREIARVAQADGYRMTTFIMEVVKSAPFQMSAVEMVADEDIDAGGH, encoded by the coding sequence ATGAAGAAGTTCGCGATCGCGGCTCTGGGAACGGCGGCGCTGTATCTCGCTCTCGCGGGCGAGGATGCACCGCTCGGTGGGGCTCCCCACGCCCTCGCGGTCGCCCCCGTGCCGGACACGCTGGCGAACTCGGTCATCCAGACGGTGTGCACCCGCTGCCACAACGACTCGCGCCGGGCGGGCAACCGCTCCTTCCTCGAATTCGACGCCGACGAGCCGCAGGCCGACCCCGAGACCGCCGAGCAGATGATCCGGAGGCTCCGCGCCGGCATGATGCCGCCGCCCGGCGTCCGGCGTCCGGACGAAGCCACGCTCACCGCCGTGGTCGAGGCGCTCGAGACGGGCATGGACGCGGCGGCGCACGCGAACCCGAACCCGGGCACGCGGACCTTCCAACGCCTCAACCGCGCGGAGTATCGGCGCGCGGTCCAGGACCTGCTCGATCTCGACGTCGACATGGAGGCCTTCCTCCCGACCGAGACGATCAGCGACAACTTCGACAACATCGCCGACGTCCAGATGATGTCCGCGACGCTGATGGAAGGCTATCTGCGGGCGGCGAGCGAGATCAGCCGCATGGCCGTCGGCGACCCGGATGCGGGCCCGCGCCAGGTCACCTACAAGGTGCCGAAGACGGCGTCGCAGGCCGTTCGGGCCGAGGGGGCGCCCTTCGGGACGAGGGGCGGCATCTCCGTGATCCACGTCTTCCCGGCCGATGGGGAGTACGTGTTCAAGATGGACATGCACCCGGGGCCGACGGGGTTCCTGTATGGGATGACGGCTCCGGATGAGAAGATCGAGGTTTCGATCGACGGCGCTCGGGTGGCGCTGCTCGAGATCGACCCGTTCATGTCGGAGTCCGACCCGCAGGGGATGGTGATCGAGACCGAGCCAATCCATGTGGGAGCGGGTCCGCAGCGGGTGACGGCGGCCTTCCTCCTCAACGCCGAGGGTCCGGACAACGACCTCATCAAGCCGATCGACTACAAGCTCGCCGACTCGAACATCGGCAGCGCCTACGGCGTGACGACGCTCCCGCACCTGCGCGACTTCCTCGTCACGGGTCCGTTCACGGTCACCGGCATCTCGGAGACACCGAGCCGCAAACGGATCTTCTCCTGCCGGCCCACGGCGCCCGACGAGGAGCGTCCCTGCGCGCGGCGGATCATCAGGACGCTGGCGGCCACGGCATACCGCCGGCCGCTGGAGACGGAAGATGTCGACGACCTCATGGTGTTCTTCGACCTCGGCGTCGAGGAAGGCGGGTTCGAATTCGGCATCCGCACCGCGCTCCAGGCGGTTCTCGCGAGCCCGCACTTCGTCTTCCGGCTCGAGGAGATGCCGGCGGACGTGGCGCCCGGGGACATCTACCGTCTGAGCGACATCGACCTCGCCACCCGGCTCTCCTACTTCCTGTGGGGCACGCACCCCGACGACGAACTCGTGGCGCTGGCCGACGCGGGCCGCCTTTCGGACGGGGCGGTGCTGGAGGCTCAGGCGCGACGCATGCTCGACGACCCGCGGGCGGAAGCTATGGCGACGCGCTTCGCCTACCAGTGGTTCCGTCTTCAGGATCTCGAGAAGATCCACCCCGACGCGCTGCTCTACCCGTATTGGGACCACCGGCTCGTGGAGGCGATGCTGCAGGAGACGCAACTCTTCTTCGAGCACCTCCTGCGTTCGGATGCGTCGTTCTTCGAACTGCTCACCGCGGATTACACGTTCGTGAACGAGCGGCTCGCGCGGCACTACGGCATTCCCGACGTGACCGGCGAGGAGTTCCGCCGCGTCGGGATCCCGGACGAGGCGCGCCGCGGACTGCTGGGCCACGGGAGCATCCTCACGCTGACCTCGCACGCGGACCGCACCTCGCCGGTCCTGCGCGGGAAGTGGGTGATGGAGGTCCTGCTCGGGACTCCGCCGCCCCCGCCCCCGCCGGACGTGCCCGACCTCGAAGTGACGGACGAGGCTCGGGAGGGCCGCTTCCTCACCGTGCGCGAGCGGCTCGAGATGCACCGCTCGAACCCGGCCTGCCGGTCGTGCCACCGGGTGATCGACCCGATCGGACTTGCCCTGGAGAACTTCGACGTCACCGGGGCGTGGCGGATCAAGGACCAGGGCCGGACGGTGGACACGACGGGCGAACTCTACGACGGGACCCCGATCATGAGCGCCGCGGATCTGAGGGCGGCGTTGCTCGACCGCGAGGACTCGCTCGTGCGGACGTTCATCGAGAATCTCATGGCCTACGCCCTGGGGCGGCGGATCGAGTACTACGACATGTCCACGGTGCGTGAGATCGCACGCGTGGCGCAGGCCGATGGCTATCGGATGACAACGTTCATCATGGAGGTCGTGAAGAGCGCGCCCTTCCAGATGAGCGCCGTCGAGATGGTCGCCGACGAAGATATCGACGCAGGCGGGCACTGA
- a CDS encoding DUF5916 domain-containing protein: protein MLGSLVPAAAVPQEPGREGPARIAVESAPRPTAAALRTEAPPTVDGRLDDPVWGQAQPLTGFVQSRPDTGAPATENTVVYFAYDDRALYIGAICHDSEPNRYFISSLKQDFNSGSSDVFGVALDTYLDRRNGFMFLVNPGGALKDVQLFDDSRSENQAWEGPIRVETARDDEGWTVEIEIPFSTLRFNPSEEDQTWGLQILRRIRRKAEDTFWAPLDRRDQIHKMSKAGTLTGFRGVGPGLNLRVKPYALAQDQTGTLIEEGRAGTQADLGFDVKFGVTPGLTLDLTYNTDFAQVEVDQEQVNLTRFPLFFPEKRDFFVENSGTFAFGDQSERSYRTGVSLRDLTLFHSRRIGLTGRGEPIPILGGARLTGRTAGFEVGLMNLQTRSGRGLPAENFSVMRARRSVFGTSDVGAIFINREATGSDIEGYPDFNRNVGFDANLRPLPSLLLAPFLAWTGSPDPDGNALAGRMWAGWRDELWDVSALWRHVGEDFNPTVGFVRRRDIRQSYATVGLHPRPPVPGVQEVNPWVELDDIRDLESVLVTRRRTAGFGISFLNGSGLTLNYTDRFELLREPFRVSRDATIPTGRYDFGTGSVQYRSAPGRALTGFVRVERGGFFDGTLTSLSGGLVWRPNHHLSVDLSANHNDISLPDGAFTADVFGGRVDYGFSTKVFASAFVQYNAAEDQFVTNVRFNYLYSPLSDVFLVYTERRDLAAGMTVERVFAAKVSRSIGF from the coding sequence TTGCTCGGTTCGCTGGTGCCGGCGGCCGCCGTGCCGCAGGAGCCGGGCCGGGAGGGACCGGCCCGGATCGCCGTCGAATCCGCGCCCCGCCCCACCGCCGCGGCCCTGCGCACGGAGGCGCCCCCCACCGTGGACGGCCGCCTCGACGACCCCGTCTGGGGCCAGGCTCAACCTCTCACGGGGTTCGTCCAGTCCCGTCCCGACACGGGGGCGCCCGCCACGGAAAACACCGTCGTCTACTTCGCTTACGACGACCGCGCCCTCTACATCGGAGCGATCTGCCACGACTCGGAGCCCAACCGCTACTTCATCTCCAGTCTGAAGCAGGACTTCAACAGCGGGTCGTCGGATGTCTTCGGGGTGGCGCTCGATACGTACCTCGACCGCCGCAACGGGTTCATGTTCCTCGTGAATCCCGGCGGGGCGCTCAAGGACGTCCAGCTCTTCGACGACAGCCGCTCCGAGAACCAGGCTTGGGAAGGCCCCATCCGCGTCGAGACGGCCCGCGACGACGAGGGGTGGACGGTGGAGATCGAGATTCCGTTCTCCACGCTCCGCTTCAATCCCTCGGAGGAGGACCAGACGTGGGGACTCCAGATCCTGCGCCGCATCCGGCGCAAGGCGGAGGACACCTTCTGGGCCCCGCTCGACCGGCGCGACCAGATCCACAAGATGTCGAAGGCCGGGACGCTGACCGGATTTCGGGGTGTGGGGCCGGGACTCAACCTGCGGGTGAAGCCCTACGCGCTCGCGCAGGACCAGACGGGGACGCTGATCGAGGAAGGGCGCGCCGGCACCCAGGCCGACCTCGGGTTCGACGTCAAGTTCGGGGTCACCCCGGGGCTCACGCTCGACCTCACCTACAACACGGACTTTGCCCAGGTGGAGGTCGACCAGGAGCAGGTCAACCTCACCCGCTTCCCGCTCTTCTTCCCGGAGAAGCGGGACTTCTTCGTCGAGAACTCCGGCACCTTCGCCTTCGGCGACCAGTCGGAGCGCAGCTACCGGACCGGCGTCTCGCTGCGCGACCTCACCCTGTTTCACTCGCGCCGCATCGGGCTCACGGGGAGGGGCGAGCCGATCCCCATCCTCGGCGGGGCCCGGCTCACGGGCCGGACGGCCGGGTTCGAGGTCGGGCTCATGAACCTCCAGACCCGGTCCGGCCGCGGCCTCCCGGCCGAGAACTTCTCGGTCATGCGGGCGCGCCGGAGCGTGTTCGGGACGTCGGATGTGGGGGCGATCTTCATCAACCGCGAGGCGACGGGCTCGGACATCGAGGGATATCCCGACTTCAACCGCAACGTGGGGTTCGATGCGAACCTGAGGCCGCTCCCGTCGCTGCTCCTCGCGCCGTTCCTCGCCTGGACGGGCTCGCCGGATCCCGACGGGAACGCCCTTGCGGGCCGGATGTGGGCCGGCTGGCGTGACGAGCTGTGGGACGTGTCCGCGCTGTGGCGCCACGTGGGAGAGGACTTCAACCCGACGGTGGGCTTCGTGCGCCGGCGCGACATCCGCCAGAGCTACGCGACGGTGGGGCTCCACCCACGGCCGCCCGTGCCCGGCGTGCAGGAGGTCAATCCCTGGGTCGAGCTCGACGACATCCGGGATCTCGAGTCCGTCCTCGTGACGCGGAGGCGGACGGCGGGGTTCGGGATCTCGTTCCTGAACGGGAGCGGGCTCACGCTGAACTACACGGACCGGTTCGAACTCCTGCGGGAACCCTTCCGGGTCTCGAGGGACGCGACGATTCCGACCGGCCGCTACGACTTCGGCACGGGCTCGGTGCAGTACCGGTCGGCACCGGGGCGGGCGCTGACGGGGTTCGTTCGGGTCGAGCGCGGCGGGTTCTTCGACGGCACGCTGACGTCGCTGTCAGGCGGCCTCGTGTGGCGGCCGAACCATCACCTCTCCGTCGATCTGTCGGCGAACCACAACGACATCTCGCTCCCGGACGGGGCGTTCACGGCGGATGTGTTCGGCGGGCGGGTCGACTACGGCTTCTCGACGAAGGTCTTCGCGAGCGCCTTCGTGCAGTACAATGCGGCCGAGGACCAGTTCGTGACGAACGTGCGCTTCAACTACCTGTATTCGCCGCTCAGCGACGTCTTCCTCGTCTACACCGAGCGCCGCGACCTGGCCGCCGGCATGACCGTCGAACGCGTCTTCGCCGCCAAGGTGTCCAGGTCCATCGGCTTCTGA
- a CDS encoding threonine/serine dehydratase, producing the protein MTAHVEIPGLTLTREDFERAREHVAPHVYHTPLLTSRSLSEASGFDIRLKAELFQRGGSYKVRGPLNVLAHMSEEEKTRGIICSSAGNHAQGVALAARLYGIPAVVVMAENATPAKIAATEEYGAEVVLHGSIWDEANERALELVEARGLTYVHPFDHPRLIAGQGTLGLEILEDWPEVEVVVIPIGGGGLISGNAMSLKSVNPAIRVIGVESSGAPAMKRTVESGEMVTLETVDCAIDGLKVMRVGDNTASVVSRFVERVVTLPDEDIFDAMLWLMTRAKLVTEGAAAAPVAAVLHGLIDAPPGTKVACVLSGGNLDVEQLRGLSWN; encoded by the coding sequence GTGACGGCACATGTCGAGATCCCCGGACTCACGCTGACCCGCGAGGACTTCGAGCGCGCACGAGAGCACGTCGCGCCGCACGTCTACCACACTCCGCTTCTCACGTCGCGCTCGCTCAGCGAGGCTTCCGGATTCGACATCCGGCTCAAGGCCGAACTCTTCCAGAGGGGCGGTTCCTACAAGGTGCGCGGGCCCCTCAACGTGCTGGCCCACATGAGCGAGGAGGAGAAGACGCGGGGTATCATCTGCTCCTCCGCGGGGAATCATGCGCAGGGCGTCGCGCTCGCCGCCCGCCTGTACGGGATTCCCGCCGTCGTGGTCATGGCCGAGAACGCGACCCCGGCCAAGATCGCGGCCACCGAAGAGTACGGCGCCGAGGTCGTCCTCCACGGGTCGATCTGGGATGAGGCGAACGAGCGGGCGCTCGAACTCGTCGAGGCGCGCGGACTCACGTACGTGCACCCGTTCGACCACCCGCGGCTGATCGCGGGCCAGGGCACGCTGGGCCTCGAGATCCTCGAGGACTGGCCGGAGGTCGAAGTCGTCGTCATCCCGATCGGCGGCGGGGGACTCATCTCGGGTAACGCGATGTCCCTGAAGAGCGTGAACCCCGCCATCCGCGTGATCGGCGTGGAATCTTCGGGGGCGCCCGCCATGAAGCGCACGGTCGAATCCGGAGAGATGGTCACCCTCGAGACCGTGGACTGCGCGATCGACGGGCTCAAGGTGATGAGGGTCGGCGACAACACGGCATCCGTCGTGAGCCGTTTCGTGGAGCGCGTCGTCACGCTTCCCGACGAGGACATCTTCGACGCCATGCTGTGGCTGATGACGCGGGCGAAGCTCGTGACCGAGGGCGCGGCCGCCGCGCCGGTCGCCGCCGTCCTGCACGGCCTCATCGACGCGCCGCCGGGGACGAAGGTCGCCTGCGTCCTGAGCGGCGGGAATCTCGACGTCGAACAACTGCGGGGACTGAGCTGGAACTGA
- a CDS encoding sodium-dependent transporter, with amino-acid sequence MNQAHDTPPSARERFGSRVGFVLAAVGSAVGLGNMWRFPYQTAEGGGAAFLVAYVCMAFLIGVPMMLAEFAVGRRARRSAIGALRAVGGRRWAAAGLLFLVTSTVIMAYLSVITGWALRYALDGLTTGFHADAAGRYASVASGRSAVIFHLMSVGATVGIVAFGVRKGIERASMLLMPLLFLLLIGLAIWAATLPGAAEGYRFYLSPSLSELLDPVVLQGAAAHAFYSLSVGMGIMVTYSSYLSKRTNLGRESAVIALSDFSVAFVAGLVVFPIVFGLGLSGDVGESTLGVLFISLPSAFAQMEALGRIVGTLFFVAVIVAAITSAVSLLEVAAAILIDERGWTRRRATLTSGFLIAAMGIAPALSLGALGIMDQVAAELLTVLGVLAIAVLVGWVMKHPEEELRIGASPRFARLIPAARFLIRYVAPPLLAYVSWIALRQTIRVIAG; translated from the coding sequence TTGAACCAGGCACACGACACTCCCCCATCCGCCCGCGAACGCTTCGGCAGCCGGGTCGGCTTCGTGCTCGCCGCCGTGGGGTCCGCGGTCGGGCTGGGGAACATGTGGCGCTTCCCCTACCAGACGGCCGAGGGGGGCGGCGCGGCCTTCCTCGTGGCCTACGTCTGCATGGCGTTTCTCATCGGGGTGCCGATGATGCTGGCGGAGTTCGCCGTGGGTCGGCGCGCGCGCCGGTCCGCGATCGGTGCCCTGCGCGCGGTCGGCGGCAGGCGCTGGGCGGCGGCGGGGCTCCTCTTCCTCGTGACGTCGACCGTGATCATGGCCTACCTGTCGGTCATCACCGGCTGGGCCCTCCGCTACGCCCTCGACGGGCTCACCACCGGATTCCACGCCGACGCCGCCGGGCGCTACGCGTCGGTCGCGTCCGGTCGCTCGGCGGTCATCTTCCACCTGATGTCGGTCGGCGCGACGGTGGGGATCGTGGCGTTCGGCGTCCGCAAGGGGATCGAGCGGGCGAGCATGCTGCTCATGCCGCTCCTCTTTCTCCTGCTCATCGGCCTCGCGATCTGGGCCGCGACGCTGCCGGGCGCCGCGGAGGGGTACCGCTTCTACCTCTCCCCGTCGCTGAGCGAACTGCTGGATCCCGTCGTTCTGCAGGGCGCGGCCGCCCACGCCTTCTATTCGCTGAGCGTGGGAATGGGGATCATGGTCACCTATTCCTCCTACCTCTCGAAGCGCACGAACCTCGGGCGGGAAAGCGCCGTGATCGCGCTCTCGGATTTCTCCGTCGCCTTCGTCGCTGGGCTCGTCGTGTTCCCGATCGTCTTCGGGCTCGGGCTTTCCGGCGACGTCGGCGAGAGCACGCTGGGCGTCCTCTTCATCTCGCTCCCGAGCGCGTTCGCGCAGATGGAGGCGTTGGGCCGGATCGTCGGCACGCTGTTTTTCGTCGCCGTGATCGTGGCGGCGATCACCTCGGCGGTCTCCCTGCTCGAGGTGGCGGCCGCGATCCTCATCGACGAACGGGGCTGGACGCGCCGACGGGCGACGCTCACTTCGGGCTTCCTCATCGCGGCGATGGGGATCGCGCCGGCGCTGTCCCTCGGCGCCCTCGGAATCATGGACCAGGTCGCCGCGGAACTCCTCACCGTCCTGGGCGTACTCGCCATCGCGGTGCTCGTGGGCTGGGTGATGAAGCACCCGGAGGAGGAACTCCGGATCGGGGCCTCGCCCCGGTTTGCGCGCCTGATTCCGGCGGCGCGCTTCCTGATTCGCTATGTGGCGCCGCCTCTGCTCGCGTACGTGAGCTGGATCGCGCTGCGGCAGACGATCCGCGTGATCGCGGGCTAG